Proteins encoded together in one Gigantopelta aegis isolate Gae_Host chromosome 8, Gae_host_genome, whole genome shotgun sequence window:
- the LOC121379638 gene encoding protein mono-ADP-ribosyltransferase TIPARP-like: MPGSDCIRNHSVEEPSVKDILEDYGFDVKRHPEVILEDLQNFYKNTLSTNIGSSQPPGLPYSSRSANNLTDPPSQRQHSRSAGRQQERDGTSFQSHIGSVERYQMRAPQPDGFSSDSVGEQKVYAPTLRQPPSAVPAVPVPQPPVMALPPKPAISTLKESTLKICIHYLRGKCRYVGECRCHHKSTIYQWQWKRNTDLDWTDFDKDENITLEKSFSHVKEAECNLKMGYGNAMYYCSLWPIEQSSQEFKLIDKLFHMTMSQERSIKSLERIENGELWNSFCLKREQMKRKLKKDVDERHLFHGTHGDSIDAICHQGFDFRFSGKAVGTLHGKGSYFSTEAGYSNCYTGNCGKMFIALTLVGDFSKANQSFVRPPPKIYSKPHGDLFDSCVDNVENPKIFVIFDLYQVYPQYLITYE, from the exons ATGCCTGGGTCCGACTGCATAAGAAACCATTCCGTGGAAGAACCATCTGTTAAAGACATCCTTGAGGACTACGGTTTTGATGTGAAACGACACCCTGAAGTAATACTAGAAGATCTTCAAAACTTCTATAAAAATACCTTATCTACAAACATCGGATCATCGCAACCTCCAGGTTTGCCCTACAGTAGTCGATCGGCGAATAATTTAACTGACCCACCATCACAAAGACAACACAGTAGATCAGCGGGCAGACAGCAAGAAAGAGATGGGACATCTTTCCAAAGTCATATCGGATCCGTGGAGCGATACCAGATGAGGGCTCCTCAACCAGACGGCTTTTCATCTGACTCGGTCGGGGAACAAAAGGTGTATGCGCCAACTCTGCGTCAACCACCTTCAGCAGTCCCAGCAGTGCCTGTTCCACAGCCTCCGGTAATGGCCTTGCCTCCAAAACCAGCCATATCAACATTAAAGGAGTCAACGTTAAAAATCTGTATTCATTATCTGCGAGGAAAATGTCGTTATGTGGGGGAATGTCGATGCCATCACAAGTCGACAATTTACCAGTGGCAATGGAAGAGAAATACTGATTTAGATTGGACAGATTTTGACAAAGATGAAAACATAACTTTGGAGAAAAGCTTTAGTCATGTTAAAGAAGCAgagtgtaatttaaaaatggGGTATGGTAATGCTATGTACTACTGTTCTTTGTGGCCA atTGAGCAGAGTAGCCAAGAATTCAAGTTGATTGACAAACTTTTTCACATGACCATGTCCCAGGAGAGATCAATCAAGTCACTGGAGAGAATCGAGAATGGAGAACTGTGGAACAGTTTCTGTCT AAAACGAGAACAGATGAAGAGAAAACTGAAGAAGGATGTTGATGAACGCCATCTGTTCCATGGGACACACGGTGACAGCATCGACGCGATCTGTCACCAAGGTTTTGACTTTCGGTTCTCCGGGAAAGCTGTAGGCACCTTACACGGAAAAGGAAGTTATTTTTCCACCGAAGCAGGTTACTCCAATTGTTACACTGGCAACTGCGGAAAGATGTTCATCGCTTTAACTTTGGTGGGCGACTTTTCAAAGGCTAACCAATCGTTTGTACGTCCACCACCAAAAATTTATTCTAAACCACATGGTGATTTGTTTGACAGCTGTGTTGACAACGTAGAAAATCCTAAAATCTTTGTAATCTTTGATTTGTACCAGGTGTATCCGCAGTATCTTATCACCTATGAGTAA